The following are from one region of the Gloeomargarita sp. SKYB120 genome:
- a CDS encoding DUF2839 domain-containing protein, with protein sequence MGEAKRRQAQAQPSPKANQVALWWQQFLKWTTRGTWVGIGLLVIIWVTVRFIGPGFGWWQLAGE encoded by the coding sequence ATGGGAGAAGCCAAACGACGCCAAGCCCAGGCGCAACCATCCCCCAAGGCGAACCAGGTGGCGCTTTGGTGGCAACAATTTCTCAAATGGACAACGCGGGGGACCTGGGTCGGGATTGGGTTGCTGGTGATCATCTGGGTCACGGTACGGTTTATTGGGCCAGGTTTTGGGTGGTGGCAACTAGCGGGTGAATAG
- a CDS encoding DUF3592 domain-containing protein has protein sequence MTSQRLLGSILALLMGAGFTGWGLWEVLRTYQLLQVAVKTSGRVIDLEYRRQRVGRVPYDACYPVVEFVLPNRQLVRFTSQVGNLGCRVGDTVPVLYHPQRPQVARLAYFRDLWGVTLAFLLVGVLSLGVGVGLWR, from the coding sequence ATGACGAGTCAGCGCCTGCTTGGCAGCATTTTGGCTTTACTGATGGGCGCAGGGTTCACAGGTTGGGGACTGTGGGAAGTATTACGGACGTACCAACTGCTGCAAGTGGCCGTGAAAACGTCAGGACGGGTGATTGATTTAGAATACCGTCGCCAGCGAGTGGGAAGGGTGCCCTACGACGCCTGTTATCCGGTCGTGGAATTTGTGTTACCTAACCGCCAGCTTGTGCGTTTTACGTCCCAAGTGGGGAATTTGGGGTGCAGAGTCGGTGATACGGTACCAGTGCTCTATCATCCCCAGCGACCACAGGTAGCCCGGCTGGCCTATTTTCGGGATTTGTGGGGGGTCACGCTAGCCTTTTTGTTGGTGGGCGTGTTGAGCCTGGGTGTAGGGGTAGGGTTGTGGCGATAA
- the bchD gene encoding magnesium chelatase ATPase subunit D, with protein MATVPAEVPFTRIVGLETARQALLLLAVNPLLAGAAIAAKAGSGKSTLVRALAALLPEGTPFVELPLNITEDRLIGGLDLEATLIKGVPVLAAGVLAQAHGGVLYLDNANRLEPSLTATLAEVLSSGVVRVEREGLSTVQPARFVLIATYDPAEGDLPVTLLDRLGLLAPLLNQGDARLRAEVVRRHFHPCGAVEETTLLRGMLQAARERLPQVQISDDQTRALLQTALALGVEGNRADLFAVQAALTSAALAGRETVEETDLQLAVRLVLLPRATQVPTEDTPAPTPPTAPRPSQASDSHQAEPDDAPATSERPLQELLLEAVQTALPPNLLDLPFAAQRRGRRGSRGQTLNARRGRFVRAVSGDTGRIALLPTLMAAAPWQRLRQSQGHTRICVRRDDLRVKRYRDKAGTLYIFAVDASGSMAINRMREAKGAAIHLLQNAYVHRDQVALLAFRGQSAQVLLPPSQSVERARRELDVLPTGGGTPLAAALLTAWQLAHQARQRGIANITLVLMTDGRANVGLQAPAGDRQRLQAEVQRLAQQLQADGVQAIVLDTQVNYLSRSEAAQLAQWLGGRYVYLPNARAEQIAQTLTATNVPS; from the coding sequence ATGGCAACAGTTCCTGCGGAAGTGCCCTTTACCCGTATCGTCGGCCTGGAAACTGCACGACAGGCGCTCCTGCTGTTAGCGGTCAACCCCCTGCTAGCGGGTGCGGCGATTGCAGCCAAAGCCGGAAGTGGCAAATCGACCCTGGTGCGGGCGCTGGCTGCTTTGCTTCCCGAAGGCACCCCCTTTGTGGAATTGCCCCTCAACATCACCGAAGACCGCCTGATTGGGGGTCTAGACCTGGAGGCGACCTTGATCAAGGGAGTGCCAGTTCTGGCCGCTGGGGTGCTGGCCCAGGCCCACGGGGGCGTACTGTACCTGGACAACGCCAATCGCCTGGAACCCTCCCTCACAGCTACCTTAGCCGAAGTGCTGAGCAGCGGTGTTGTGCGGGTAGAGCGAGAAGGACTCAGTACGGTGCAGCCAGCGCGTTTTGTTTTGATTGCCACCTACGACCCCGCTGAGGGGGACCTGCCGGTGACGCTACTGGACCGGTTGGGCTTGCTGGCACCCCTCCTGAACCAGGGCGATGCGCGGCTGCGGGCCGAGGTGGTGCGGCGTCACTTTCACCCCTGTGGCGCGGTGGAGGAAACGACCCTGTTGCGGGGGATGCTCCAGGCGGCGCGGGAACGGCTCCCCCAGGTGCAGATCAGCGACGACCAGACGAGGGCGCTCCTGCAAACTGCCCTAGCCCTAGGTGTGGAAGGCAACCGCGCCGACCTCTTCGCCGTCCAAGCGGCGTTGACCAGCGCCGCCCTAGCGGGACGGGAGACAGTGGAGGAGACTGACCTCCAGTTAGCTGTGCGGTTAGTGCTCCTGCCGCGGGCAACCCAGGTTCCAACGGAGGACACCCCTGCGCCGACGCCGCCGACCGCGCCTCGTCCTAGCCAGGCTAGTGACTCGCACCAGGCCGAACCTGACGACGCACCGGCGACTAGCGAACGCCCGTTGCAGGAGCTGCTGCTGGAGGCGGTGCAAACCGCTTTGCCGCCCAACCTGCTGGATCTGCCCTTTGCGGCCCAGCGCCGAGGACGCCGTGGGAGTCGGGGGCAAACCCTCAATGCCCGTCGCGGACGGTTTGTGCGGGCTGTCAGCGGCGACACTGGCCGGATTGCCCTATTGCCGACCTTGATGGCGGCGGCTCCCTGGCAACGCCTGCGCCAGTCCCAGGGGCACACCCGTATTTGCGTGCGGCGCGACGACCTGCGGGTGAAACGATACCGGGACAAGGCCGGCACCCTGTACATCTTTGCAGTAGACGCCAGCGGTTCCATGGCCATCAACCGGATGCGCGAGGCCAAGGGGGCCGCCATCCACCTGCTGCAGAACGCCTACGTCCATCGGGACCAGGTGGCGTTGCTGGCCTTTCGGGGGCAAAGCGCCCAGGTGTTGCTGCCCCCGTCCCAGAGCGTCGAACGCGCCCGCCGGGAACTGGATGTTTTGCCTACAGGAGGTGGGACGCCCCTGGCTGCGGCGTTGCTCACGGCCTGGCAATTGGCCCACCAGGCGCGCCAGCGGGGCATCGCCAACATTACCCTGGTGCTGATGACCGATGGCCGGGCCAACGTCGGACTCCAGGCACCAGCGGGAGACCGCCAGCGCCTGCAAGCAGAAGTCCAACGCCTTGCCCAGCAGCTCCAAGCCGATGGGGTGCAGGCCATCGTGCTGGACACCCAGGTGAACTACCTTTCCCGCAGCGAAGCCGCCCAACTGGCCCAGTGGTTGGGAGGACGCTACGTGTACTTGCCCAACGCCCGCGCCGAGCAGATTGCCCAGACGCTGACGGCGACGAACGTTCCGTCCTAA
- the ppk1 gene encoding polyphosphate kinase 1, translating to MDDVVSLPLTHPSHFLNREKSWLRFNDRVLHEALDNRTPLLEQVKFLAIFSTNLDEYFMVRIDALRDQIEANVTTPTPDGLTPQEQLDLISEHLAPVVAQQHEYFAKHLRPRLAEAGVVIADYPDLTPEQKAYLHHDFMRRVFPILTPLAVDPGHPFPYMSNLSLNLAVLLRDSQTGQQHFARVKVPTKAASNPGGRALKRFVTLPEPLRPAGVRWLGVPLEQIIGHHLESLFPGMEIVGWYPFRVTRDADLEIREDEAGDLLAEVEKEVRRRRYGRDATRLEIAQDAPPLVREILTQGLHISDPWIYNINTLINLGDLMELAFLPFPDLRDPDWTPVLPAIFEEKAYSDALNGIDWFNLIQQGDVLVHHPYHSFAGTVERFIEQAANDPDVLGIKMTLYRTSGDSPIVQSLITAAENGIQVAVLVELKARFDEENNIQWAKRLEQAGVHVVYGLIGLKTHCKVALVVRREGDDIRRYIHLGTGNYNSKTARIYTDLGMLTCREDVAADVSELFNFLTGYSRQRQYRRLLVAPVSMREEMVRLIRYEAEQARHGKPAHIFAKMNALADTDIILELYQASQAGVDIRLLVRGMCTLRPGVPGLSERIRVVSIIGRFLEHSRVFWFHHGGEDLMYIGSADWRTRNLDRRVETLAPVLDAGLKRELQEIMELMWNDNRQAWDLQPDGTYIQRMPGPGEPERGSHALLMQRALAEANALV from the coding sequence ATGGATGACGTGGTGTCCTTACCCTTGACCCATCCCAGCCACTTTCTCAACCGGGAAAAAAGCTGGTTGCGCTTCAACGACCGGGTGTTGCACGAGGCATTAGATAACCGCACGCCCCTGTTGGAGCAGGTGAAATTTTTAGCCATCTTCAGCACTAACTTAGACGAATACTTCATGGTGCGAATTGATGCCCTGCGCGACCAGATTGAGGCCAACGTCACCACGCCGACGCCCGATGGTTTAACCCCCCAGGAGCAGTTGGATTTAATCAGTGAGCATTTGGCGCCGGTGGTTGCGCAACAGCATGAGTATTTTGCCAAACACTTGCGTCCCCGTTTGGCGGAGGCGGGGGTCGTGATTGCGGATTACCCCGACTTGACGCCAGAGCAAAAAGCCTACCTGCACCACGACTTCATGCGGCGGGTCTTTCCCATCCTGACGCCCCTGGCGGTGGACCCCGGCCATCCTTTTCCCTACATGTCCAACCTGAGTCTGAACCTGGCGGTGCTGCTGCGGGACAGCCAAACCGGTCAGCAGCATTTTGCGCGGGTGAAAGTCCCCACCAAGGCGGCGTCGAATCCGGGGGGCAGGGCTCTCAAGCGGTTTGTCACTCTGCCGGAACCCCTGCGACCGGCGGGGGTGCGCTGGTTAGGCGTGCCGTTGGAGCAAATCATCGGTCACCATCTCGAGAGCCTGTTTCCGGGGATGGAGATTGTGGGCTGGTACCCCTTTCGGGTGACGCGGGATGCGGACCTGGAAATCCGGGAGGACGAGGCGGGCGACCTGCTGGCGGAGGTGGAAAAGGAGGTCCGCCGTCGCCGTTACGGTCGCGATGCCACGCGTCTGGAAATTGCCCAGGACGCGCCGCCTTTGGTGCGGGAGATTCTCACCCAAGGGCTGCACATCAGCGACCCCTGGATTTACAACATCAACACGCTCATCAACCTAGGGGATTTGATGGAACTGGCGTTTTTGCCCTTCCCCGATCTGCGCGACCCGGATTGGACGCCCGTGTTGCCAGCCATTTTTGAGGAAAAAGCCTACAGCGATGCCCTGAACGGGATTGACTGGTTCAACTTGATCCAGCAGGGGGATGTGCTGGTGCATCACCCTTACCATTCCTTTGCCGGGACGGTAGAGCGGTTTATCGAGCAGGCGGCCAACGACCCGGACGTATTGGGGATCAAAATGACGCTGTATCGCACCTCCGGGGACTCCCCCATTGTCCAGTCGCTGATCACGGCGGCGGAAAACGGGATTCAGGTGGCGGTGCTGGTGGAACTCAAGGCGCGCTTTGACGAGGAAAACAACATCCAGTGGGCCAAACGGCTCGAGCAGGCTGGGGTGCATGTGGTGTATGGACTCATCGGCCTGAAAACCCACTGCAAGGTGGCGCTGGTCGTGCGTCGGGAAGGAGATGACATTCGCCGCTACATCCACCTGGGCACCGGCAACTACAACTCGAAAACGGCGCGGATTTACACCGATTTGGGGATGTTGACCTGTCGCGAGGACGTGGCTGCCGATGTCTCGGAGTTGTTCAACTTTCTCACGGGCTATTCGCGGCAGCGGCAATACCGGCGGCTGCTGGTGGCTCCTGTCAGCATGCGCGAGGAAATGGTGCGGCTGATTCGCTACGAAGCCGAGCAGGCCCGTCACGGCAAACCCGCCCACATTTTTGCCAAGATGAATGCCTTAGCAGACACCGACATCATTCTGGAACTCTACCAGGCATCCCAGGCGGGCGTGGACATTCGTTTGCTCGTGCGGGGGATGTGTACCCTGCGACCGGGCGTGCCGGGGTTAAGCGAGCGGATCCGGGTCGTGAGCATCATCGGGCGATTTTTGGAGCATTCGCGGGTGTTCTGGTTTCACCACGGCGGCGAAGACCTGATGTACATTGGCAGTGCGGACTGGCGGACGCGCAACCTGGACCGACGGGTAGAAACCCTGGCGCCGGTGCTAGACGCTGGTCTCAAGCGGGAATTGCAGGAGATCATGGAACTGATGTGGAACGACAACCGCCAGGCCTGGGATTTGCAGCCCGATGGCACCTATATCCAGCGGATGCCAGGTCCAGGCGAACCGGAGCGAGGTTCCCATGCCCTGTTGATGCAGCGGGCCCTCGCGGAAGCCAATGCCCTGGTTTAG
- the bchI gene encoding magnesium chelatase ATPase subunit I: MRTPPLYPFTAIVGQEEMKLCLLLNVVDPRIGGVMVMGHRGTGKSTAVRALAAVLPKITRLAGDPFNRAPKEVPAEDPLLAAVGIAERPQRTERIPVPVVDLPLGATEDRVCGTIDIEAALTLGIKRFQPGLLAQANRGFLYIDEVNLLEDHLVDLLLDVAASGWNVVEREGISVRHPARFVLVGSGNPEEGELRPQLLDRFGLHARIVTITDLEQRLEIVRRRRAYDADPVAFVAQWQPQQRALQRQILAAQKRLPQVTLPEAVLRFAAELCMVLNVDGHRGELTLARAACALAALEARPQATIDDVCRVAVPALRHRLRRDPLETMDAGDKVSQALTDLLARHHHRPPAMVSALAPT; the protein is encoded by the coding sequence ATGCGAACCCCGCCGCTTTATCCCTTCACCGCCATTGTCGGGCAAGAGGAAATGAAACTGTGCCTGTTGCTCAACGTCGTGGACCCGCGCATTGGCGGCGTGATGGTCATGGGGCATCGCGGGACCGGCAAAAGTACAGCGGTACGGGCGCTTGCGGCAGTGCTTCCCAAAATTACTCGGCTAGCAGGTGACCCCTTCAACCGCGCGCCCAAGGAAGTACCGGCGGAGGACCCGCTGTTGGCGGCAGTCGGCATTGCAGAGCGCCCGCAACGGACGGAACGCATCCCGGTGCCAGTGGTGGACTTGCCCTTGGGGGCGACGGAGGACCGGGTGTGCGGCACCATTGACATCGAAGCAGCCCTGACGTTGGGGATTAAACGGTTTCAGCCGGGACTGCTCGCCCAGGCCAATCGGGGGTTCCTCTACATTGACGAGGTGAATTTGCTGGAGGACCACTTGGTGGACCTGCTGCTGGATGTGGCCGCCAGCGGGTGGAACGTGGTGGAACGCGAGGGAATCAGTGTGCGGCACCCGGCCCGGTTTGTACTGGTGGGGTCGGGCAACCCGGAAGAGGGGGAGTTGCGCCCACAACTGCTGGACCGCTTTGGACTCCACGCCCGCATCGTCACCATCACTGACCTGGAACAACGGCTGGAGATTGTCCGCCGCCGGCGCGCTTACGACGCTGACCCGGTGGCGTTTGTCGCCCAGTGGCAACCGCAACAGCGCGCCCTGCAACGGCAGATTCTGGCGGCCCAAAAACGTCTTCCCCAGGTGACACTGCCGGAGGCGGTTCTGCGCTTTGCCGCCGAATTGTGCATGGTGCTCAACGTGGACGGTCACCGCGGGGAGTTGACCTTGGCGCGAGCCGCCTGTGCCTTGGCGGCGCTAGAAGCCCGTCCCCAGGCCACGATTGATGATGTGTGCCGTGTGGCCGTACCCGCCCTGCGCCACCGTTTGCGCCGTGACCCCTTGGAAACTATGGATGCGGGCGACAAGGTCAGCCAAGCGCTGACCGACCTGCTGGCGCGGCACCACCACCGGCCACCGGCTATGGTCTCGGCGTTAGCCCCAACTTGA